One genomic segment of Stigmatopora argus isolate UIUO_Sarg chromosome 1, RoL_Sarg_1.0, whole genome shotgun sequence includes these proteins:
- the LOC144073447 gene encoding serine/threonine-protein kinase WNK2 isoform X7: protein MEHDAHLKMNERPQPVSQRELQINACDGERLAGLAARGGSDPSSTYQKITRHRFIRRSLWFSDTDEQASEASEGDRTQTVAGGKQGTSGGVQEDVGAESQGGPKDDVEESARGDTEKAKSSRDVLNATCAEGAKSTIKAASEETEEEAGMKAVSTSPGGRFLKFDIELGRGSFKTVYKGLDTETWVEVAWCELQDRKLSKMERQRFKEEAEMLKGLQHPNIVRFYDFWESPLKGKKYIVLVTELMTSGTLKTYLKRFKVMKPKVLRSWCRQILKGLHFLHTRTPPIIHRDLKCDNIFITGPTGSVKIGDLGLATLKAASFAKSVIGTPEFMAPEMYEEHYDEAVDVYAFGMCMLEMATSEYPYSECQNAAQIYRKVTSGVKPASYNKIVDPEIKEIIGECICQKREERYTIKDLLNHAFFAEDTGVRVELAEEDDGQKTSIALKLWVEDHKKLKGKYKESGAIEFTFDLEKEVPEVVAQEMVESGFFHESDVKTVGKSLRDRVALIKWRRERTVLASSQMDAGHGFHMATSQSVTSQEAHAGRPSRLEQPADVEQQNQPRTPPASLTSVTSDGTFDSGKGSTVYSDSHSSQQSVLYQSLLEPITIAVQQTDQPPSCEQGEVRRPEPAIHFGIVVRRGSAPVIDTYNVDPIHQHSALKLSVRSVSSDPVEIENQWEHCSDERLVQPLLSDTIRDKCVTPFSEAVKANVTRGRRHSDISGLPSLTSHHSNHRRGGFRHLAPEGQLKGSSDCSELLRQLQTSLLNIINQNGGTSRAAYAQHSTMQSSVSHSNPFAAQDGNHKTCAHFREEKEAPRVYEDRTLAREKYIPRFLGAASSVGHQTQAPELMSQQYLQPGQSYPAPPYPCQPNVTPQSQATSCSVNTHLAASCYPTPSISAVPGRQHITQCCQMQGQQQQHATSVQQQTYTVPAYQPSVQTEPSCPVPHCQLMQPSTGASLLPSGAEWPNQQTGSFLNNQQMLGNQAHQLNPTQNCQGTQNGVQACTQTQFPSVHQQISQPPLHSNSLQCAGQQEVLLPASQQHSHHLGQMALPQSSQDVPQFVVQQDQSNQQYSTTSVPDSSFTRSAISAIPAQGHYLPGQSSATPQTYAGVPLVLTPSQLVTSQHSQATQMTTKPVSLVGQEGLNQGPNPPQPVCNFPTQTMCGQQPLLETDVQQQLQPQISTALPPPVLQSSQMSQNMMMASHAGLVQMTLIAQPAHFSTPAPNSSDQSTLATAGQCEKKDIQVPSLQLGESHRASCGLASSSLTQQNFIAVTGDACVTEANTEDQATEKHTGGQSYDSVNSDATSGKEMSDGCDGPHASKCQSKIRKHHRRSTRTRSRQEKTSRPKLSMLNVCNTGDKMVECQLETHNQKMVTFKFDLDGDAPEEIATYMVENDFILHLEKEVFIEQLKDIVDKAEDLLSEDTEAEKTSDQASSPTSEGVGTVVAEGIKSCPPSSPQLVYQQNVLHTGKRWFIICPVADRECEKSASLSLKANSTTPAVSSSLQSVSLQSSLQDHKASMVHGFLDDCVIQEQSKVVGRKESLSVEETCISAASIVSDIPCCAFAPPVSLDVNAADKAEVNASGTLTSHLDWKPSPTGEGPSHRAAQQSVVLQQPYPAPILPASLSSQPQSPAHQTSVPQVGSGGPGDSDGEGPRRVEFADRTIKTLDKKLRNLLYQEHAPCQPCGATSDPHASAAEASGVLSVSDGHSSEGPLTKKQGEPLMRSTAPSVICVEKKSNSHSTFSSCPQGSQSADKNNKGCVPAGTLPADPESTSVSQPRCNNRFSAPPNFYQATPTSSPDVTPHHLPRAVTISSSTGHPYCRSSALRSDSADEDSGGRALPAVRADARTQSEHAGSHLVKRAVAFLKRSGRSKSEQSSDSPSRRTLEMNGHAPSPSMGQTPTSYISSDNDSEFEDADMRKELQKLREKHMKEISELQAFQRSEIEHLYQEVGKSLPSNVGLLHAAPPSGRRRRASKHKVKAGKLLNPMVQQLKSNLSTTTVERKVESSGSSSGSPAKSSAMSDCSARFSGSSSSNNQSSATPEQVHTQQPCSMKCSLSSDNIYAGQHNDGLTNLTGRGSSLHTTTAQMPPSAAAPLSPSPQPIGRVAQVQSNNSNNKKNTFTEDLHKLVDDWAKETKAATAYQPPPSLNQIKEQKRLQDLESKVQFPPQATSQKMNSVWSSLSLPQQPSMPSGPLAGHPGYLLPASPYAGTAPAQRCPGLPNAIPGGAKAGVQARETEKGSPPKSARTS from the exons ATGGAGCACGACGCtcatctgaaaatgaatgagagGCCGCAGCCAGTTTCGCAGCGTGAACTGCAAATAAACGCGTGTGACGGCGAACGCCTCGCCGGGTTGGCGGCGAGAGGTGGCAGCGACCCTTCTTCCACTTACCAGAAGATTACACGGCATAGGTTCATCAGGAGAAGCCTATGGTTCTCCGACACGGACGAGCAGGCCTCAGAGGCGTCGGAAGGGGATCGCACGCAAACGGTAGCGGGCGGGAAGCAAGGTACAAGTGGAGGCGTACAGGAGGACGTGGGCGCTGAGAGTCAAGGTGGGCCAAAAGATGACGTGGAAGAAAGCGCCAGAGGTGATACGGAAAAGGCGAAGAGCAGCAGAGATGTACTTAATGCCACATGTGCTGAAGGTGCTAAAAGCACCATCAAGGCAGCTAGTGAGGAGACGGAGGAAGAGGCGGGGATGAAGGCCGTGTCCACCTCCCCGGGGGGACGCTTCCTCAAATTTGACATCGAGCTTGGGAGGGGCTCCTTTAAGACCGTCTACAAAGGCCTGGATACTGAAACCTGGGTGGAGGTTGCCTGGTGTGAGCTGCAG GATCGAAAACTGTCAAAAATGGAACGTCAACGCTTCAAGGAAGAGGCTGAGATGTTAAAAGGACTCCAGCATCCAAACATAGTCCGTTTTTACGACTTTTGGGAGTCTCCACTCAAAGGAAAAAAGTACATTGTTTTGGTCACGGAGCTAATGACATCGGGGACTCTCAAAAC CTATCTGAAGCGTTTCAAGGTAATGAAGCCCAAGGTGTTGAGAAGCTGGTGCAGGCAGATCCTCAAAGGCCTTCACTTTCTCCACACCAGAACTCCCCCCATTATCCACAGGGACCTCAAGTGCGATAACATTTTCATCACTGGCCCAACAGGCTCCGTCAAGATTGGTGATTTAGGGCTAGCCACCCTAAAGGCTGCGTCTTTTGCAAAGAGCGTCATCG GGACTCCAGAATTTATGGCTCCTGAGATGTATGAGGAGCACTACGACGAAGCTGTGGATGTCTATGCCTTTGGCATGTGTATGCTTGAAATGGCCACTTCAGAATATCCTTACTCAGAATGTCAGAATGCTGCACAGATTTACCGAAAAGTCACAAGT GGAGTCAAGCCTGCCAGTTACAATAAAATCGTGGATCCTGAAATTAAAGAGATTATTGGCGAATGCATCTGCCAAAAGAGGGAAGAGCG CTACACCATCAAGGACCTCCTAAATCACGCCTTCTTTGCGGAGGACACGGGGGTGAGGGTAGAGCTCGCTGAGGAGGATGACGGGCAAAAGACCTCCATCGCCCTGAAACTGTGGGTGGAGGACCACAAGAAATTGAAAGGGAAATATAAGGAGAGTGGAGCCATTGAATTCACGTTTGATCTGGAGAAGGAAGTCCCTGAGGTGGTGGCGCAAGAGATG GTGGAGTCTGGATTCTTCCATGAAAGTGATGTGAAGACTGTAGGAAAATCACTTCGGGACCGTGTGGCCTTGATCAAATGGAGAAGAGAGAGAACAGTGCTGGCTAGCTCTCAAATGGATGCCGGACACGGATTCCACATGGCAACTTCTCAGAGCGTGACTTCTCAGGAGGCGCATGCAGGACGGCCCTCACGGCTAGAGCAGCCAGCAGATGTGGAGCAGCAAAATCAGCCACGTACACCGCCAGCCAGTCTCACTTCAGTGACAT CAGACGGCACTTTTGACAGTGGCAAGGGCTCAACTGTGTACTCGGATTCTCACAGCAGCCAGCAGAGCGTCCTCTATCAGTCCCTACTGGAGCCCATCACTATAGCAGTACAGCAG ACAGATCAACCTCCCTCCTGTGAACAAGGTGAAGTACGGAGGCCAGAACCAGCTATTCATTTTGGAATTGTCGTGCGCAGAGGAAGTGCTCCTGTTATTGACACTTACAACGTTGACCCTATACATCAACACAGTGCCTTGAAACTCTCTGTGCGATCTGTCAGTTCTGATCCCGTTGAGATAGAAAACCAATGGGAACATTGCTCAGACGAGCGACTTGTTCAGCCATTGTTATCGGACACCATCAGAGACAAATGTGTCACCCCTTTTTCTGAAGCTGTCAAAGCAAATGTGACGAGGGGCCGAAGACACTCTGACATTAGCGGACTCCCAAGTCTAACATCTCATCATAGCAACCACCGCCGGGGAGGATTTCGCCACCTTGCACCTGAAGGGCAGCTTAAAGGTTCAAGTGATTGTTCAGAACTCCTGCGGCAACTGCAGACGTCCCTGTTAAATATAATCAATCAAAATGGAGGAACAAGCCGTGCAGCATACGCCCAACATTCCACCATGCAATCCTCAGTTTCCCACTCCAATCCCTTCGCTGCACAGGATGGCAACCATAAGACATGTGCTCATTTTCGGGAGGAAAAGGAAGCCCCACGTGTCTATGAGGATAGAACCCTCGCAAGGGAGAAGTACATTCCACGGTTTCTGGGAGCG GCCAGTTCCGTGGGTCACCAGACTCAAGCGCCAGAACTCATGTCTCAACAATATCTACAGCCCGGCCAGAGTTACCCTGCTCCTCCATACCCATGCCAACCCAATGTCACACCACAAAGTCAGGCTACTTCATGCTCAGTCAACACCCATCTTGCAGCCAGTTGTTACCCTACTCCCAGTATTTCAGCAGTACCTGGCCGACAACATATTACGCAGTGTTGCCAGATGCAAGGTCAGCAACAACAACATGCGACCTCGGTCCAGCAACAGACTTATACTGTGCCAGCTTATCAGCCGTCAGTGCAAACTGAACCAAGTTGCCCAGTTCCCCACTGTCAACTGATGCAGCCTTCCACTGGTGCTTCATTGCTTCCATCTGGGGCCGAATGGCCCAATCAACAAACTGGATCATTTCTTAATAACCAGCAGATGCTTGGTAATCAAGCCCACCAACTGAACCCAACGCAAAATTGTCAAGGGACACAAAATGGGGTGCAGGCGTGCACTCAAACACAATTCCCAAGTGTACACCAACAAATATCACAGCCTCCTCTCCATTCCAATAGTCTTCAGTGTGCCGGGCAACAGGAAGTACTCCTGCCAGCTTCTCAGCAGCATAGCCACCACCTGGGGCAAATGGCTCTTCCACAATCCAGTCAGGATGTGCCCCAGTTTGTAGTCCAGCAGGACCAGTCAAATCAACAATATTCTACAACTAGTGTACCTGATTCCTCCTTTACACGTTCTGCCATCAGTGCTATTCCTGCTCAGGGTCATTATCTGCCCGGGCAGTCGTCTGCGACACCACAGACCTATGCAGGAGTTCCCCTGGTTCTTACTCCAAGCCAATTGGTCACCTCACAACATAGCCAAGCGACACAAATGACTACAAAG CCTGTGTCATTGGTTGGACAAGAGGGGTTGAACCAGGGGCCGAATCCTCCTCAGCCAGTGTGCAATTTTCCAACGCAGACAATGTGTGGCCAGCAGCCACTCCTGGAAACCGATGTACAGCAGCAGCTTCAACCACAGATTTCGACTGCATTGCCACCACCGGTACTACAGTCCTCACAG ATGTCTCAGAACATGATGATGGCTAGTCATGCTGGCCTTGTCCAGATGACCCTTATCGCACAACCCGCACACTTCTCCACACCTGCACCGAACAGTTCAGACCAGAGCACACTTGCCACTGCAGGCCAGTGTGAAAAGAAGGACATTCAGGTTCCGTCTCTTCAACTCGGCGAGTCTCATAGGGCATCTTGTGGATTAGCAAGTTCCAGTTTGACACAGCAGAATTTCATTGCTGTCACTGGAGACGCATGTGTAACTGAGGCAAACACCGAG GATCAAGCTACAGAAAAACACACTGGTGGTCAAAGCTATGACAG TGTCAACTCTGATGCCACATCAGGGAAAGAGATGAGCGATGGCTGTGATGGTCCCCATGCAAGTAAATGCCAGAGTAAAATCCGCAAACACCATCGCAGGTCGACGCGCACTCGGTCTCGCCAAGAAAAGACGAGCAGGCCAAAGCTCAGTATGCTAAAT GTCTGTAACACCGGGGACAAGATGGTAGAGTGCCAATTGGAAACGCACAATCAAAAAATGGTCACATTCAAATTCGACCTGGATGGCGATGCGCCTGAAGAGATTGCTACTTACATG GTGGAGAATGATTTCATCCTACACTTGGAAAAAGAAGTCTTCATTGAACAGCTCAAGGACATTGTAGACAAAGCTGAGGACTTGCTGAGTGAGGATACAGAGGCAGAGAAAACCTCTGACCAGGCAAGCAGTCCCACGAGTGAAGGAGTTGGCACAGTGGTTGCTGAG GGAATTAAGTCATGTCCCCCCAGCAGTCCTCAATTAGTCTACCAACAAAATG TACTTCACACTGGCAAGCGTTGGTTCATCATCTGTCCAGTGGCTGATCGGG AATGCGAAAAGTCCGCCTCACTGTCACTCAAAGCCAACAGCACTACGCCTGCAGTGTCTAGCTCTCTTCAGTCTGTCTCCTTGCAAAGTTCCCTTCAAGACCATAAGGCCAGCATGGTTCATGGTTTTTTGGATGATTGTGTCATTCAAGAGCAGAGTAAAGTTGTAGGCCGAAAGGAGAGCCTTTCCGTAGAAGAAACTTGCATCTCTGCTGCGTCCATCGTGAGTGACATCCCATGCTGTGCTTTCGCGCCCCCGGTTTCATTGGACGTGAATGCTGCCGACAAAGCAGAGGTCAACGCCTCAGGCACGTTAACCAGCCATCTGGATTGGAAGCCCAGTCCCACCGGAGAAGGCCCCTCCCACCGAGCCGCTCAGCAGTCAGTGGTCCTCCAGCAACCCTACCCGGCACCGATACTGCCGGCGTCACTCTCTTCCCAACCTCAGAGTCCGGCGCATCAGACATCCGTTCCTCAAGTGGGCAGTGGGGGCCCGGGGGATTCGGACGGCGAGGGGCCACGCCGCGTAGAGTTTGCCGATCGCACCATCAAGACGTTAGACAAGAAGTTGAGAAATCTGTTGTATCAGGAGCACGCTCCCTGTCAGCCGTGTGGTGCCACATCTGACCCTCATGCATCTGCCGCGGAAGCGTCTGGCGTCCTGTCTGTCTCGGACGGCCACAGCAGCGAGGGACCGTTGACCAAGAAACAGGGAGAGCCCTTG atgaggTCTACGGCACCAAGCGTGATTTGtgttgagaaaaaaagcaacagTCACAGCACTTTCTCCAGTTGTCCTCAAGGGTCACAAAGTGCTGATAAAAATAACAAGGGCTGTGTTCCTGCGGGCACATTGCCAGCTGATCCCGAAAGTACAAGTGTATCCCAACCCCGTTGCAATAACCGCTTCTCTGCACCGCCAAACTTCTACCAGGCTACCCCTACATCTAGCCCAGATGTCACACCCCACCATTTGCCCCGCGCCGTCACCATTAGCTCTTCCACTGGTCACCCTTACTGCCGCTCGTCAGCCCTCCGCTCAGACTCGGCGGATGAGGATAGCGGCGGCAGGGCTCTTCCGGCCGTCCGCGCCGATGCCCGCACTCAATCCGAGCACGCTGGAAGCCACCTTGTCAAGAGGGCGGTGGCGTTCCTGAAGCGATCCGGTCGGAGTAAAAGTGAGCAAAGTTCAGATTCGCCGAGCCGACGGACGTTGGAGATGAACGGCCACGCTCCTTCACCTTCGATGGGACAAACGCCGACTTCTTACATCAGCAGTGACAATGACTCGGAATTTGAGGATGCAGACATGAGGAAAGAACTTCAAAAGCTGAGAGAAAA GCACATGAAGGAGATCTCAGAATTACAAGCTTTCCAGAGGAGTGAAATTGAGCACCTGTACCAAGAGGTGGGAAAATCTTTGCCTTCCAATGTGGGCCTACTTCACGCTGCCCCTCCCAGCGGCCGCCGACGGAGGGCCAGCAAGCACAAAGTCAAAGCTGGAAAATTGCTCAATCCGATGGTGCAGCAGCTCAAAAGTAATCTCAGCACCACCACAGTGGAGAGAAAAG TTGAGAGTTCTGGCAGTTCATCGGGATCCCCCGCTAAAAGTTCGGCCATGTCTGACTGCTCGGCCCGCTTCAGCGGCAGCTCCAGCTCCAACAATCAGAGTAGCGCAACCCCAGAACAGGTCCATACCCAGCAGCCATGTTCCATGAAATGCTCACTCTCCTCGGATAACATCTACGCTGGCCAGCACAATGATGGGTTGACCAACTTGACAGGCCGAG